The genome window TTGCTGATTATCAAGCGATTGCAGCTATTTTCGGAACCATGGAGGACATGGATGAGCTGATAGCAGAAGCTAAGAAGCGTGATATCCGTATTATCATGGACTTGGTGGTCAATCATACCTCAGATGAACATGCCTGGTTTGTCGAGGCCTGTGAAAATCCTGACAGCCCTGAGCGTGACTACTATATCTGGCGGGATGAGCCCAATGATTTGGAGTCTATTTTTAGTGGCTCTGCTTGGGAATACGATGAAAAGTCAGGGCAATACTATCTCCACTTTTTCAGCAAGAAACAGCCCGATCTCAACTGGGAGAACGAAAAACTGCGCCAGAAAATCTATGAGATGATGAACTTCTGGATTGATAAAGGCATTGGCGGTTTCCGTATGGATGTTATTGACATGATTGGGAAAATTCCTGACGAGAAGGTAGTGAACAATGGTCCCATGCTCCATCCCTATCTCAAGGAAATGAATCAGGCGACCTTTGGCGACAAAGATCTCTTGACAGTAGGAGAGACCTGGGGAGCAACGCCAGAGATTGCTAAGCTCTACTCGGATCCAAAGGGACAAGAATTGTCTATGGTCTTCCAGTTTGAACACATCTGTCTTCAGTATCAGGAAGGGCAACCTAAGTGGTATTACCAAAAAGAGCTGAATATCAGTAAGTTAAAAGAAATCTTCAACAAATGGCAGACAGAGTTAGGAGTTGAGGACGGCTGGAATTCTCTCTTCTGGAACAATCATGACCTCCCTCGTATTGTCTCTATCTGGGGAAATGACCAAGAATACCGTGAAAAATCTGCTAAAGCCTTTGCGATTTTGCTTCATCTCATGAGAGGGACCCCCTATATCTACCAGGGTGAAGAGATTGGGATGACAAACTATCCGTTTGAAACACTGGACCAAGTAGAAGATATTGAATCTCTCAACTATGCGCGTGAAGCTCTTGAAAAAGGCGTTTCTATAGAGGAAATCATGGACAGCATCCGTGTCATCGGGCGTGATAATGCTCGTACCCCAATGCAATGGGACGAGAGCAAAAATGCTGGTTTCTCAACAGGTCAACCTTGGTTGGCAGTTAATCCGAACTATCAAGCAATCAATGTTCAAGAAGCACTGGCAAATCCAGATTCTATTTTCTATACCTATCAGAAGCTGGTTCAGATCCGTAAGGAAAATAGCTGGCTGATTCGAGCTGACTTTGAACTACTTGATACGGCTGACAAGGTCTTTGCCTATATCCGCAAGGACGGAGACCGTCGTTTCCTAGTCGTGGCTAATTTGTCCAATGAAAAACAAGATTTTTCAGTAGAAGGAAAAGTGAAATCTGTCTTGATTGAAAACACTGTGGCTCAAGAAGCGCTTGAGAAACAGACCTTGGCTCCATGGGATGCCTTCTGTGTGGAAATGACTGACTAAAATGAGAGAACCTCAAGTTTCAAAAGCTTGAGGTTTTTTACTAAAAATTGTGTAGAAAAATCTTAAAAAAATATTTGTTAGAATTTTCTAAAAAATCTGGCGAAAGTCCTTGCTTTTATGAAAAAATAGGGTATAATGGTGAAAACACTATCTTTAAGGAGATTACTTATGAAATCGAAAAAGTGGCTCTTAGGAGCAGGTGCTGTCTTGAGTGCAGCCCTTCTGTTAACTGCTTGTGGGCAAAGCGAAAAGAAGGCTGATGCTCCCAAGACATTTTCTTATGTCTATGCAATAGATCCATCATCTTTGGACTACAGCGTGACGAGCAAGAGCTCAACTTCTGACGTTATAGCCAACGTTGTCGATGGCCTCTTGGAAAATGATAAGTATGGGAACTTAATTCCATCACTTGCAGAAGACTGGTCCGTTTCTAAAGATGGCTTGACCTATACCTACAAACTTCGTAAGGGCGTAAAATGGTATACTTCTGATGGAGAAGAATACGCTGAAGTCAAGGCTCAAGACTTTGTTACAGGTCTGAAACACGCAGCTGACGGTAAATCAGACGGCCTCTCTCTCCTTCAAGATTCTATCAAAGGCTTGGCTGCCTACATCAGTGGTGAAAGCAATGACTTTTCTACTGTAGGAGTTAAGGCTGTTGATGATTACACGGTAGAATACACGCTCAACAAACCAGAAAGTTTCTGGAACTCTAAAGTTACAACTGCAACCATGCTTCCAGTTAATGAAGAGTTTTTGAATTCTAAAGGGAGCGACTACGGTGCGCCAACACCATCAAGTATTCTTTATAACGGTCCTTATTTCTTGAAATCATTGACTTCAAAATCAGTCATCGAATATGAAAAGAATCCAAACTACTGGGATAAGGACAATGTTAAGATTGACAACATCAAACTAACTTTCTATGATGGTTCCGACCAAGAATCTTTGATTCGCAGCTTTACACAAGGTGCTTATACAACAGCTCGTCTCTTCCCAACAAGCTCAAACTTTGAATCAACTAAAAAAGAGTACGGCGATAAGATTGTCTACAGTCCACAAGAAGCGACAAGCTACTATCTCACTGTTAACGTAAACCGTCAATCTTACAATAAAACAGCCAAAACAGACGAAGTTCAAAAAACATCAACCAAAGAAGCTCTTCTCAACAAGAACTTCCGTCAGGCACTGAACTTTGCCCTTGACCGTCACTCTTACACTGCTCAGTTGAATGGTGAAGAAGGGGCGGACAAGATTATCCGTAATAGCCTAGTACCTCATGACTACGTTCAAGTAGGTGAAAAGACCTTTGGAGAGTTGGCTCAGGCAGAGCTCGTTTCTTATGGTGACCAGTGGAAAGATGTAGCCCTTACAGATGGCAAGGATACGATTTATAGTCCTGAAAAAGCTAAGGCAGCCTTTGCAAAGGCTAAGGCAGAATTGCAGGCCAAGGGTGTGACCTTCCCAATCCGTTTGGACATCCCCGTTGAACAAACAGATGTAATCGCGGTTCAACAGACTAACTCACTCAAGCAGTCTATCGAGTCAACACTTGGTACAGAGAATGTCATCGTCGATGTCCTTCAAATGACAGATAATGAAAAAATGAGTATTACGTCTCAAGCTAAGGTTCCAGCACAAAAAGACTATGACTTGAACGGAACTGGTTGGGGACCAGACTATCAGGACCCAGCTACCTACCTAAACATTCTTGATGCTAAGAAGGGTTCTGCCCTTAAACACTTGGGTATCACCCGTGGAAAAGACCCAGAAGTGATGGCTCAAGTCGGTCTAGACGAATACAAGAAACTCTTGGATGATGCCGCAGCTGAAACCAGTGACCTCAATAAGCGTTATGAGAAATACGCTAAAGCTCAAGCTTGGGTATCAGATAGCTCACTCTTAATCCCAGTAGCTTCTTCAGGTGGTTCTCCAACTGTTAGCCGAACTGTACCGTTCTCAAAAGCATACTCACAAGTCGGAATCAAGGGAGATCCATTTGTCTTCAAAGGTTTGGAGCTGCAAAAGGATGTCGTAACTACAAAAGAATACGAAGAAGCTCTCAAGAAATGGCAGAAAGAAAAGATTGAAACAAATGCCAAATACCAAAAAGAGCTAGAAAAACACGTCAAGTAATCTATAAATAGAAAAGGAAGTTGCAGAAACTGTGCTTCCTTTTTTATTTTGAGATACCAGTTGTCATAAAAGCAGTAACTTTACATTTTTGAATAAATTTGATAAAATATGCCTATGTTATAAAAAGTGACATAAAGGAGTGAATGATGAAAATGAAAAAAAGACTTATCGGGACAGGTCTTGTCTTAGCGACAGGGATTTTGCTCTCGGCATGTGGACAGTCCAACACAGATACAAGCACTTATTCATCCACATTTAGTGCGAATCCGACAACTTTTAACTATCTTCTAGATTATTATGCGGATAACACTGCCGTTATTACCAATCTTGTAGATGGTTTGCTGGAAAATGATAGCTATGGCAATCTAACGCCAGCTCTAGCTGAAGATTGGTCTGTTTCAGCAGATGGTTTGACCTATACCTACAAACTCAGAAAAGATTCCAAGTGGTATACGGCTGATGGTGAGGAATATGCTTCAGTCAAAGCTCAGGATTTTGTCGCTGGGATCAAATATGCTGCGGACAACAAGGGGCAAGCCATGGATCTCATTCAAAATTCTATCAAGGGATTGAATGACTATGTGACAGGTGCGACCAATGACTTCACAACAGTTGGTGTCAAAGCCTTGGATGACTACACAGTCGAGTATACTTTGACACGGCCAGAACCTTATTGGAACTCAAAAACAACCAATAGTATCCTTTTCCCAGTCAACGAAGAGTTCTTGAAATCAAAGGATAAAGATTTTGGTACCTTGACACCAGACAGTATCCTTTATAATGGACCATATCTGTTAAAAGATTTTACATCAAAATCTTCGATCGAATATGTGAAGAATCCACACTATTATGACCATGATAAAGTAACCATTGAAAAAGTTAAACTGGCTTATTTTGATGGCTCTGATCAGGAGATGACCATTCGAAACTTTGAAAGTGGTGCTTACTCGATTGCAGGAGTCTATCCAAATAGTTCGAACTATGCTAAGACGAAAGAAAAATACCAAGACAATATCGTTTATAGCTTGCAGGACAAGACTTCTTGGTACTTCAACTTTAACGTTAACCGTAAAGCCTATAACCATACTGCAAAAACATCAGATCAACAAAAGAACTCAACGCAAACAGCTATCTTAAATAAAAATTTCCGTCAGGCTATCAACTTTGGTATTAATCGAACAGCCTACTCTGCCCAATCTAACGGTGAAGAAGCGGCAAGTAAGACCCTTCGAAATACCCTTGTTCCCCTAACATTTGTCCAGGTGGGAGATAAGACTTTTGGAGAAGTAACAGCTTCTAAGCTTGTGAACTACGGAACTGAGTGGTCAGGTATCAATTTGGCAGATGCTCAAGATGCCTACTTTAACAAGGAAAAGGCCCAAGCAAAATTTGCGGAAGCCAAAAAGGAATTGGAAGCCCAAGGCGTGACTTTCCCAATCCATTTGGATGTCCCTGTTGATCAGACGAATAAAAATGCGGTCTCTGGTATGAACTCGGTTAAACAAACCCTTGAAACAGTACTAGGTTCTGACAATATCGTCATTGATGTTCAACAGCTTTCGACAGATGACTTTGGAAATGTCGCCTTCCTAGCACCAAATCCAGCAGCTCGTGATTACGACCTAAACTTTGATGGTTGGGTTGGTGATTACCAGGATCCATCAACTTATTTAGATCCCTTCAACGCTGAAACTGGCTTCTATCTCAAGATTTTTGGTATTGACGCCAAGGATGACCAAGAGCTCATCAAGAGTCTAGGGTTAGATACCTATACACAACTCCTGAAAGAAGCAGATGCTGAGAACAAAGATGTCGCTAAGCGTTATGAAAAATACGCTGAAGCTCAAGCTTGGATGATCGACAATTCTCTGGTCATGTCTGCTATGTCAAATGGTGGTACAGCCTCTGTAACCAAAGTAACTCCGTTTACACGTGCCTACTCTCTAGTGGGAATCAAGGGTGACGGAAATAATTACAAGTACATGAGATTACAAAAAGATCCTGTTACCAAGAAACAATTTGATGAAGCCAAGGCTAAGTGGGAAGCAGAAAGTAAAAAAGCTATCGAAAAGAGCCAAAAAGAGTTTAAAAATCATATCAAATAAAAAGTTAAATAAGGTCTCTTGCAAGGAACCTTATTTTTGTTTGCTCAAGCTCCTAAATAATGAAAGCGGCTACTTCAAAATATAGCTAAGAAAAAATGAATGAAAACGCTGAGAATTGTGGGAATGAATGGAATTTACTCTACTTTTGTGATATAATTACTTTAATTATTATAGTATAGGGGAGTGTCATGACGAAACGTTCAAAGAGATCTCGCTCAGGAAAAGTAAAGCGAAGCGTTAACATAGCCTTGTTAGCTATTTATCTATTGTTGGCTGGCTTTTTATTGTTTTTGATTTTTAAATACCATATCCTTGCTTTTAGATATCTTAATCTAGTGGCAACTGCGTTAGTTCTACTAGTTGCCTTAGTAGGGTTGCTCTTGATTATCTATAAAAAAGCTGAAAAGTTTACCATTTTTCTGTTGGTGCTCTCTATCCTTGCCAGCTCTGTGTCGCTCTTTGCAGTACAGCAGTTTGTTGGACTGACCAATCGTTTAAATGCGACTTCTAATTACTCAGAATATTCGATCAGTGTCGCTGTTTTAGCAGATAGTGAGATTGGGAATGTTACGCAACTGACGAGTGTGACAGCACCGACTGGGACTGATAATGAAAATATTCAAAAACTACTAGCTGATATCAAATCGAGTCAGAATACCGATTTGACGGTCAATCAGAGTTCGTCTTACTTGGCAGCTTACAAGAGCTTGATTGCAGGAGATACCAAAGCCATTGTCCTAAATAGTGTCTTTGAAAATATCATCGAGTCAGAGTATCCTGATTACGCATCGAAGATAAAAAAGATTTATACCAAGGGATTCACTAAAAAAGTAGAAGCTCCTAAGACGTCTAAGAATCAGTCTTTCAATATCTATGTTAGTGGAATTGATACTTATGGTCCAATTAGTTCGGTGTCGCGTTCAGATGTCAATATCCTGATGACTGTCAATCGAGATACCAAGAAAATCCTCTTGACCACAACGCCACGTGATGCTTATATACCAATCGCAGATGGTGGAAATAATCAAAAGGATAAATTGACCCATGCAGGCATTTATGGAGTAGACTCGTCGATTCATACCCTGGAAAACCTATATGGGGTTGATATCAATTACTATGTCCGATTGAACTTTACTTCATTTTTGAAATTGATTGATTTGTTGGGTGGGGTAGATGTTTATAATGATCAGGAATTTACCGCACACACTAATGGGAAGTACTATCCAGTTGGAAATGTCCACTTAGATTCTGAGCAGGCTCTGGGATTTGTTCGTGAGCGCTACTCCCTAGCAGATGGTGATCGTGACCGCGGGCGCAATCAACAAAAGGTGATTGTGGCTATCCTTCAAAAATTAACTTCGACCGAAGCACTGAAAAATTATAGTACGATCATTGATAGCTTGCAAGATTCTATCCAAACAAACATGCCACTTGAGACCATGATGAACTTGGTCAATGCTCAGTTAGAAAGTGGTGGAACTTACAAAGTGAATTCGCAAGACTTGAAGGGTACGGGACGGATGGATCTTCCTTCCTATGCGATGCCAGATAGTAACCTCTATATGATGGAAATTAACGACAGTAGCCTTGCATCTGTCAAAACTGCTATTCAGGACGTGTTGGAGGGCAGATGAAATGATTGATATTCATTCGCACATTGTCTTTGATGTAGATGATGGTCCCAAGTCGAGAGAGGAAAGCAAGGCTCTCTTGACGGAAGCCTACAGGCAGGGGGTGCGAACCATTGTCTCTACCTCTCATCGTCGCAAGGGCATGTTTGAAACTCCAGAAGAGAAGATAGCAGAAAACTTTCTTCAGGTTCGGGAAATAGCTAAGGAAGTCGCGAGTGACTTGGTCATTGCTTATGGGGCTGAAATTTACTACACACCAGATGTTTTGGATAAGCTGGAAAAAAATCGGATTCCGACCCTCAATAATAGTCGTTATGCCTTGATAGAGTTTAGTATGAATACTTCTTATCGCGATATTCATAGTGCCTTGAGTAAAATATTGATGTTGGGGATTACTCCAGTTATTGCTCACATTGAGCGTTATGATGCACTTGAAAATGATGAAAAACGCGTTCGAGAGCTGATCGATATGGGCTGTTACACGCAAGTAAATAGTTCACATGTCCTCAAACCCAAACTTTTTGGAGAACGTTATAAATTCATGAAAAAAAGAGCGCAGTATTTCTTGGAGCGTGATTTGGTTCATGTGATTGCAAGTGATATGCACAATCTAGACGGTAGACCTCCTCATATGGCAAAAGCATATGACCTTGTTTCCCAAAACTACGGAGAAGCGAAGGCTCAGGAACTTTTTATAGACAATCCTCGAAAAATTGTAATGGATCAACTAATTTAGGAGAAATGATGAAAGAACAAAACACGATAGAAATTGATGTATTTCAATTACTTAAAACCTTGTGGAAACGCAAGCTAATAATTTTATTAGTGGCACTTGTGACAGGTGCGGGAGCTTTTGCATATAGCACTTTTATTGTTAAGCCAAAATATACGAGTACCACGCGTATTTACGTAGTCAACCGTAATCAAGGAGATAAGCCAGGACTAACGAATCAGGACTTGCAGGCAGGATCTTATCTGGTAAAAGACTACCGCGAAATTATCCTTTCGCAAGATGTATTGGAAAAGGTAGCGACAAATTTGAAATTGGATATGCCAGCAAAAACGTTAGCTAGCAAAGTTCAAGTGACTGTACCAGCTGACACTCGTATCGTCTCAATTTCTGTCAAGGATAAACAACCAGAGGAAGCCAGTCGCATTGCTAATTCTCTACGAGAAGCTGCTGCAGAAAAGATCATCACTGTTACGCGAGTATCTGATGTAACGACACTTGAAGAAGCGCGACCAGCTACGACTCCCTCTTCTCCAAATGTTCGACGCAACACCTTGTTTGGTTTTCTTGGAGGAGTCGTCGTAACAGTAATTACTGTTCTTTTGATTGAGTTACTCGATACCCGTGTGAAACGTCCTGAAGATGTCGAAGATGTACTACAAATTCCACTTCTAGGGGTCGTTCCAGATTTGGACAAAATGAAATAGGAGGAAGTTATGCCAACGTTAGAAATCTCACAGGCAAAATTGGATCTTGTAAAAAAGGCGGAGGAATATTATAACGCTTTGTGCACGAACCTACAGTTAAGTGGAGATGATTTGAAAGTATTTTCTATCACTTCTGTGAAACCAGGAGAAGGAAAATCAACGACTTCCACTAATATCGCTGGGGCTTTTGCGCGTGCAGGTTACAAAACGCTGCTGATTGATGGAGATATTCGCAATTCTGTTATGTCAGGTGTCTTTAAAGCAAGGGATAAAATTACAGGTCTGACAGAATTTCTATCAGGAACTACAGACCTGTCACAAGGGCTTTGTGATACCAATATCGAAAATCTCTTTGTAATTCAGGCTGGCTCTGTGTCACCGAATCCGACAGCTCTTCTTCAAAGTAAGAATTTCAGTACAATGCTTGAAACCTTGCGTAAATATTTTGACTACATCATTGTAGATACTGCTCCTGTCGGTGTCGTGATTGATGCGGCTATCATTACGCGAAAATGTGATGCTTCTATTTTAGTGACAGCAGCAGGTGAAACAAATCGACGAGATATTCAAAAAGCGAAAGAACAGTTGGAACACACAGAGAAGCCGTTTTTGGGAGTTGTGTTGAATAAATTCGATACTTCAGTAGACAAATACGGTTCTTATGGAAATTATGGAGATTACGGGAAAGAGTAAACCAGTTTGTAGTAGCAAAACTAATTGAGATACTTATCATGGGGAAGGGGTTAAGGTGAAAAGAAACAGCATTATCTATATTAGCATAAAACGAGTTATGGATGTTCTTATTGGCTTGTTTGGAACAATATTCATAGTCTTGCCCTGTTTTCTAATAATTTATATTATCTATAAAATAAAAGGTTATAAAGGGAGTATATTTTTTACACAATACAGAGTGGGGTTAAGAGGGAAAAAATTTAAAATTATTAAATTTAGATCAATGGTTGAAAATGCTGAAGAAGTTTTGACCGCAAATAAAGCACTCTATGAAAAATATATAAATAACAGTTATAAATTACCTCCAAATGAGGATCCTCGTCTTACCAATATCGGAGATTTTATAAGAAAAACGAGTATTGATGAAATTCCTCAATTTATAAATTTAATGTTAGGTGATATGAGTCTTATTGGACCTAGACCGATTTTAGAGAATGAGTTAGAGGAGTATTCTAAGGAAGAACAGGAAGTTTTGTTATCTGTACGACCAGGTATTACAGGGATGTGGCAAGTTTCTGGTAGGAGTGAGGTATATTATCCTGAACGCTGTGAAATGGAGCTGTACTATCCTCGGAACCAATCCTTTTTGTTGGATGTCAAAATCTTCTTTTTGACAATAAAAAAAGTTCTGTCTGGAGAAGGGGCTCATTGATGTATGAGCTAAATCATCTAGCAAAAAATAGATAGAAAGATGAAGTTGAATACGAATAACGTTTCTTGGGTATTCGTATTCATTTTTTCAAGTGAAGGAAGCATTATGAATAAGTGGATTTGATCTAGTGTTTTTTGCTTGAAAAAATGAATGGGAATTCAATCTAAAGAATTGTCCAGTGAGGCAAGATTTTAGGAATTGGAGTTAGGATGTAGAAATGTCAAAAAAGTATAAAATTATAGTAGCTACTCATAAAAGATTTCAAATGCCAGACGATAAGGACTTATATGTTCCTGTTCAGGTTGGCAGTGAAGGAAAGGAAAATTTATGCTACCAACGAGATGATCAAGGTAATCATATCTCACACCTCAATCCTTATTATTGTGAATTGACAGGATTATACTGGGCTTGGAAAAATTTAGAATGTGATTATCTTGGATTGGTACATTACCGTAGATATTTCACATCAAAACGACACACATATAGAGAAGCAATTAGTATGGATGATATTATTCTTTCAAAGTCAGAAGTCAAAAACTTGCTGTCAAAATACGATGTTGTTGTTCCTAAAAAAAGGAAATATTATATTGAAACGCTATACTCACACTATGCACATACTCATGATGCCAATCATTTAGACGTGACACGTCAGATTGTTAGCGAATTGAGACCGGATTATATCGTCGCTTTTGATCAGGTCATGAAGCAACGCAGTGGCTATATGTTCAATATGTTTATCATGTCCAAAGAAAATGTAGCAGCCTATTGTGAATGGTTGTTCCCGATTATCGATGAACTCTATAGAAGATTGGACGTTACAGGCTATTCTGCTTTTGACGCTAGATTATTTGGTCGTATTAGTGAACGATTGTTCAATGTTTGGTTGGCAAAACAAGATTTGCGGGTAAAAGAGATACCGTTTATCTATATGGAGAAAATTGACTTGATTCAAAAAGGAAAATCCTTCCTACAAGCAAAATTCTTCGGGAAAAAATATGGACAGAGTTTTTAGATAGGGATGAATAATAAGGATGAAAGTAGTACTAAAAATAAAATCTGTACCAGAACTTTTGGCTCTTGTTGCCTTAGGAATGTTTTTAATCGTTTCAATATTAGATGTGACTTTTTATGCTCAATATCTACCTAGAATAGTATCTAAACTAGTGATAGCTCTATCACTCTTTATATTATCTATAAAAGAATTGTTTAAAAGAAATTATGATTATAGAGCTGTTATAGGATTGTGTATAACATCTTTAATTTATCTCATTGTAGGAAAAATAAATGGTTTTAGTTCTAATGTTGCAATAGGGATATTATTCATTTATGCATTGCGTGATATTTCTTTTAAGAGTGTAGCAAAAACATCCATCATAATAAGTATTTTCTTGTTATCATTTGTAATAATCAGTGCAAAATTAGGGGTTATATCTAATTATCTAGAGATATCAGGGGCTCGAGTCCGTAGCTATTTAGGTTTTAGGTATGCATTATTTCCGTCAATTTTACTGATGAATATAGTTGCCATTTCATTGTACTTAAAGAAAGATAAGATTTATTATTGGCAGTGGTTCTTTTTGGCACTTTGTACTTACTGGGTATATGATCAAACCGATTCCCGGTTGACATTTTATAGTTCTTGTATACTATTGGTCTGCAATTTATTAATAAAATGGATTCCCAATTTATTCACTAACTTAGGAAATATATTTAATATTTTTAAACTAACTTTTATTGTAAATGCAATAGCAAGTTTTTGGCTTGTGCAAATCTATCTAAATTCAACTAATTCTTTTGTCAATAATTTTCTTTTTAAATTAAACTATATGTTGGGTGGTCGTATTTATTTAGCAAACAAATCTCTCCAACTTTATGGTTATGGCTTGTTCGGTAGATCAGTTGAATGGAATGGTAATGCTCTTACTATTGAAGGTGTAAGAAATGATCAGACATACTTGTATGTGGACAATTTATACATTCAAATTTCACAAAAATACGGTTTACTAATTCTAGCATTGATGATCTCGCTTCTAACTTTAACTTTATTTAAAGTAATTAAAAGTCGCCAATGGGTTCTTGCTTTTATTTTGATATTGATGAGTTTTCATTCCATGATTGATGATTTGAATTTGTACCTTCATTACAATATTTTTTGGATATTGTTAGGTAGTTTAATCTACCCAGATTATCAGTTTTCTGATGAAAGTGATGAAGAGTTAAGGGGAAATTCGTTTGAAAAAATCATATAGTGAAATGCTAAGAAGTATTTAACGAGAACTTAAAAGATCATGGACTGGGAAGGCGGTTTTATTTCGATTTATATAGGAGGAAAGTATGTCGGATATCAAAATCATTCAAGATAA of Streptococcus oralis contains these proteins:
- the cpsC gene encoding capsular polysaccharide biosynthesis protein CpsC — its product is MKEQNTIEIDVFQLLKTLWKRKLIILLVALVTGAGAFAYSTFIVKPKYTSTTRIYVVNRNQGDKPGLTNQDLQAGSYLVKDYREIILSQDVLEKVATNLKLDMPAKTLASKVQVTVPADTRIVSISVKDKQPEEASRIANSLREAAAEKIITVTRVSDVTTLEEARPATTPSSPNVRRNTLFGFLGGVVVTVITVLLIELLDTRVKRPEDVEDVLQIPLLGVVPDLDKMK
- a CDS encoding LCP family protein, which codes for MTKRSKRSRSGKVKRSVNIALLAIYLLLAGFLLFLIFKYHILAFRYLNLVATALVLLVALVGLLLIIYKKAEKFTIFLLVLSILASSVSLFAVQQFVGLTNRLNATSNYSEYSISVAVLADSEIGNVTQLTSVTAPTGTDNENIQKLLADIKSSQNTDLTVNQSSSYLAAYKSLIAGDTKAIVLNSVFENIIESEYPDYASKIKKIYTKGFTKKVEAPKTSKNQSFNIYVSGIDTYGPISSVSRSDVNILMTVNRDTKKILLTTTPRDAYIPIADGGNNQKDKLTHAGIYGVDSSIHTLENLYGVDINYYVRLNFTSFLKLIDLLGGVDVYNDQEFTAHTNGKYYPVGNVHLDSEQALGFVRERYSLADGDRDRGRNQQKVIVAILQKLTSTEALKNYSTIIDSLQDSIQTNMPLETMMNLVNAQLESGGTYKVNSQDLKGTGRMDLPSYAMPDSNLYMMEINDSSLASVKTAIQDVLEGR
- a CDS encoding peptide ABC transporter substrate-binding protein, with product MKSKKWLLGAGAVLSAALLLTACGQSEKKADAPKTFSYVYAIDPSSLDYSVTSKSSTSDVIANVVDGLLENDKYGNLIPSLAEDWSVSKDGLTYTYKLRKGVKWYTSDGEEYAEVKAQDFVTGLKHAADGKSDGLSLLQDSIKGLAAYISGESNDFSTVGVKAVDDYTVEYTLNKPESFWNSKVTTATMLPVNEEFLNSKGSDYGAPTPSSILYNGPYFLKSLTSKSVIEYEKNPNYWDKDNVKIDNIKLTFYDGSDQESLIRSFTQGAYTTARLFPTSSNFESTKKEYGDKIVYSPQEATSYYLTVNVNRQSYNKTAKTDEVQKTSTKEALLNKNFRQALNFALDRHSYTAQLNGEEGADKIIRNSLVPHDYVQVGEKTFGELAQAELVSYGDQWKDVALTDGKDTIYSPEKAKAAFAKAKAELQAKGVTFPIRLDIPVEQTDVIAVQQTNSLKQSIESTLGTENVIVDVLQMTDNEKMSITSQAKVPAQKDYDLNGTGWGPDYQDPATYLNILDAKKGSALKHLGITRGKDPEVMAQVGLDEYKKLLDDAAAETSDLNKRYEKYAKAQAWVSDSSLLIPVASSGGSPTVSRTVPFSKAYSQVGIKGDPFVFKGLELQKDVVTTKEYEEALKKWQKEKIETNAKYQKELEKHVK
- a CDS encoding peptide ABC transporter substrate-binding protein; translation: MMKMKKRLIGTGLVLATGILLSACGQSNTDTSTYSSTFSANPTTFNYLLDYYADNTAVITNLVDGLLENDSYGNLTPALAEDWSVSADGLTYTYKLRKDSKWYTADGEEYASVKAQDFVAGIKYAADNKGQAMDLIQNSIKGLNDYVTGATNDFTTVGVKALDDYTVEYTLTRPEPYWNSKTTNSILFPVNEEFLKSKDKDFGTLTPDSILYNGPYLLKDFTSKSSIEYVKNPHYYDHDKVTIEKVKLAYFDGSDQEMTIRNFESGAYSIAGVYPNSSNYAKTKEKYQDNIVYSLQDKTSWYFNFNVNRKAYNHTAKTSDQQKNSTQTAILNKNFRQAINFGINRTAYSAQSNGEEAASKTLRNTLVPLTFVQVGDKTFGEVTASKLVNYGTEWSGINLADAQDAYFNKEKAQAKFAEAKKELEAQGVTFPIHLDVPVDQTNKNAVSGMNSVKQTLETVLGSDNIVIDVQQLSTDDFGNVAFLAPNPAARDYDLNFDGWVGDYQDPSTYLDPFNAETGFYLKIFGIDAKDDQELIKSLGLDTYTQLLKEADAENKDVAKRYEKYAEAQAWMIDNSLVMSAMSNGGTASVTKVTPFTRAYSLVGIKGDGNNYKYMRLQKDPVTKKQFDEAKAKWEAESKKAIEKSQKEFKNHIK
- the cps4B gene encoding capsular polysaccharide biosynthesis protein Cps4B: MIDIHSHIVFDVDDGPKSREESKALLTEAYRQGVRTIVSTSHRRKGMFETPEEKIAENFLQVREIAKEVASDLVIAYGAEIYYTPDVLDKLEKNRIPTLNNSRYALIEFSMNTSYRDIHSALSKILMLGITPVIAHIERYDALENDEKRVRELIDMGCYTQVNSSHVLKPKLFGERYKFMKKRAQYFLERDLVHVIASDMHNLDGRPPHMAKAYDLVSQNYGEAKAQELFIDNPRKIVMDQLI
- a CDS encoding glycoside hydrolase family 13 protein, producing the protein MQEKWWHNAVVYQVYPKSFMDSNGDGIGDLPGITSKLDYLAKLGITAIWLSPVYDSPMDDNGYDIADYQAIAAIFGTMEDMDELIAEAKKRDIRIIMDLVVNHTSDEHAWFVEACENPDSPERDYYIWRDEPNDLESIFSGSAWEYDEKSGQYYLHFFSKKQPDLNWENEKLRQKIYEMMNFWIDKGIGGFRMDVIDMIGKIPDEKVVNNGPMLHPYLKEMNQATFGDKDLLTVGETWGATPEIAKLYSDPKGQELSMVFQFEHICLQYQEGQPKWYYQKELNISKLKEIFNKWQTELGVEDGWNSLFWNNHDLPRIVSIWGNDQEYREKSAKAFAILLHLMRGTPYIYQGEEIGMTNYPFETLDQVEDIESLNYAREALEKGVSIEEIMDSIRVIGRDNARTPMQWDESKNAGFSTGQPWLAVNPNYQAINVQEALANPDSIFYTYQKLVQIRKENSWLIRADFELLDTADKVFAYIRKDGDRRFLVVANLSNEKQDFSVEGKVKSVLIENTVAQEALEKQTLAPWDAFCVEMTD
- a CDS encoding tyrosine-protein kinase, translated to MPTLEISQAKLDLVKKAEEYYNALCTNLQLSGDDLKVFSITSVKPGEGKSTTSTNIAGAFARAGYKTLLIDGDIRNSVMSGVFKARDKITGLTEFLSGTTDLSQGLCDTNIENLFVIQAGSVSPNPTALLQSKNFSTMLETLRKYFDYIIVDTAPVGVVIDAAIITRKCDASILVTAAGETNRRDIQKAKEQLEHTEKPFLGVVLNKFDTSVDKYGSYGNYGDYGKE